From Caballeronia insecticola, a single genomic window includes:
- a CDS encoding DUF3717 domain-containing protein: MAVIPINELEAAINYWRGRSPSSGDELRLCKEASALSRPYALLIVQRQSVLLPEQLDDDARAAWEAYERFKNGIRG; the protein is encoded by the coding sequence ATGGCCGTCATTCCGATCAACGAACTCGAAGCCGCGATCAACTACTGGCGCGGCCGCTCGCCGTCCAGCGGCGACGAACTCCGCCTCTGCAAGGAGGCAAGCGCGCTGTCCAGGCCCTATGCGCTGCTGATTGTACAGCGTCAGTCAGTCCTTCTACCCGAGCAACTGGACGACGACGCGCGTGCCGCGTGGGAAGCTTACGAACGTTTCAAAAACGGCATTCGCGGCTGA
- a CDS encoding response regulator transcription factor: MRILLIEDDRPIARGIQSSLEQSGFTVDMVHDGIFAEQALAQNRHELVILDLGLPGIDGMTLLSRFRQGNRHTPVIILTARDELHDRVQGLNSGADDYMLKPFEPQELEARIRAVMRRSGPHGDVPRPEVSLGGLRLSGVDRRIFNDERPLELSPREFAVLEMLLLRHGRVVSKAQLQDHLTHFGGDLGDTAIEVYVHRVRKKLENTRVEIVTVRGFGYLLQEIRQAA, translated from the coding sequence ATGCGAATCCTTCTGATCGAAGACGACCGCCCCATCGCGCGCGGCATTCAAAGCAGCCTCGAACAATCCGGCTTCACGGTCGACATGGTGCACGACGGCATCTTTGCCGAGCAGGCGCTCGCGCAGAATCGCCACGAGCTCGTCATTCTCGATCTCGGCTTGCCCGGCATCGACGGCATGACGCTGCTCTCGCGCTTCCGCCAGGGCAATCGGCACACGCCGGTGATCATCCTCACCGCGCGCGACGAACTGCACGATCGCGTGCAGGGCCTGAACAGCGGCGCCGACGACTACATGCTGAAGCCCTTCGAGCCGCAGGAGCTTGAAGCGCGCATCCGCGCCGTGATGCGCCGCAGCGGCCCGCACGGCGACGTGCCGCGCCCCGAAGTGTCGCTCGGCGGCCTGCGTCTGTCGGGTGTCGATCGCCGCATCTTCAACGACGAACGTCCGCTCGAACTCTCGCCGCGCGAATTCGCCGTACTCGAGATGCTGTTGCTGCGCCACGGCCGCGTCGTGAGCAAGGCGCAATTGCAGGATCACCTGACGCACTTCGGCGGCGATCTCGGCGATACGGCCATCGAAGTCTACGTGCATCGCGTGCGTAAAAAGCTGGAAAACACGCGCGTCGAAATCGTTACGGTGCGCGGCTTCGGCTATCTGCTTCAGGAGATTCGCCAGGCGGCGTGA
- a CDS encoding sensor histidine kinase, with amino-acid sequence MARSKAAPTPAPPSLRRTLLRRLAAPLSLLALMSGLMAYWLAWQYTQHVVDRSLADLATAISKQIQLAGVDAPVTVPPLAQAMFSDPVEQLIYRISTGDEEIAGEPGLPLTGSNVRRIHYAYVFETHFQGVSVRAAQVRVPQPTGNPIVVEVAQRVGSRYRIAVEFLIAIMMPLALLLLAGWVIVWRVVNQQLNPLTDLADALNQQTHISLEPVDETYVPGEIRPLTSAMNALLVRLQTALDAQRKFIADAAHQLRTPLTAVKLHAEQALSSRDPAKAIEAVKELRASADRAVRLSNQLLSLARAEPGEQVARFADFDFAALAFETGAEWVPRALAAHVDLGFQRLDDPENEHPLIVRGNIVLTREVIANLIDNALKYVPPSRVDGARITLTVTEWRDADYRRFGEVVVEDNGPGVPPDQQPDLFKRFFRGDGQSVEGGAGLGLAIVHDIVVLHGGSVHYEDAPEGGARFIVRMPLKEEKHASQ; translated from the coding sequence CTGGCGCGATCGAAAGCCGCCCCAACCCCGGCCCCGCCGAGCCTGCGCCGCACGCTGCTGCGCCGGCTCGCCGCGCCGCTGTCCCTGCTCGCGCTGATGAGCGGCCTCATGGCGTACTGGCTCGCGTGGCAATACACGCAGCACGTCGTCGACCGCTCGCTCGCGGATCTCGCCACCGCCATCTCCAAGCAGATCCAGCTCGCGGGCGTCGATGCCCCCGTGACCGTGCCGCCGCTCGCGCAGGCGATGTTCTCCGATCCCGTCGAGCAGCTCATCTACCGCATCAGCACCGGCGACGAGGAAATCGCCGGCGAGCCCGGACTGCCGCTCACCGGCAGCAACGTGCGGCGCATCCACTACGCGTATGTCTTCGAGACGCACTTTCAGGGCGTCTCCGTGCGCGCGGCTCAGGTTCGCGTGCCGCAGCCGACCGGCAATCCGATCGTCGTGGAAGTGGCGCAGCGCGTCGGCTCGCGTTACCGCATCGCGGTGGAGTTTCTGATCGCGATCATGATGCCGCTCGCGCTGCTGCTGCTCGCCGGCTGGGTGATCGTGTGGCGCGTCGTGAATCAGCAGCTGAACCCGCTCACCGATCTCGCCGACGCGCTCAACCAGCAGACGCACATCTCGCTCGAACCCGTCGATGAAACGTATGTGCCGGGCGAAATCCGTCCGCTCACGAGCGCGATGAACGCCCTGCTCGTGCGCCTGCAGACGGCGCTCGATGCGCAACGCAAATTCATCGCCGATGCCGCGCATCAGTTGCGCACGCCGTTGACCGCCGTGAAGCTGCACGCCGAGCAGGCGCTCAGTTCACGCGACCCCGCGAAGGCCATCGAAGCGGTGAAGGAATTGCGTGCGTCGGCCGACCGCGCGGTGCGTCTGTCGAATCAGTTGCTTTCGCTTGCGCGCGCGGAGCCGGGCGAGCAGGTCGCGCGTTTCGCCGATTTCGACTTCGCCGCGCTCGCCTTCGAAACCGGCGCGGAGTGGGTGCCGCGCGCGCTCGCCGCGCATGTCGATCTCGGCTTTCAGCGCCTCGACGATCCCGAGAATGAGCATCCCCTGATCGTGCGCGGCAATATCGTGCTTACGCGCGAAGTGATCGCAAACCTGATCGACAACGCGCTCAAGTACGTTCCGCCGTCGCGCGTCGACGGGGCGCGCATCACGTTGACGGTCACCGAATGGCGCGATGCCGATTACCGCCGCTTCGGCGAAGTCGTCGTGGAAGACAACGGGCCGGGTGTGCCGCCCGATCAGCAACCGGATCTCTTCAAGCGCTTCTTCCGCGGCGACGGCCAGAGCGTCGAAGGCGGCGCGGGACTCGGTCTCGCGATCGTGCACGATATCGTCGTGCTGCACGGCGGCAGCGTGCATTACGAGGACGCGCCCGAAGGCGGCGCGCGCTTCATCGTGCGCATGCCGTTGAAGGAAGAGAAACACGCCTCGCAATGA
- a CDS encoding SET domain-containing protein, with product MSSRRVTVRRSGVHGKGVFATKHIAAGEKVMEYKGERISWKEALRRHPHNPDEPNHTFYFALDDGRVIDGKLEGNSAKYINHSCAPNCEAEEVEGRVFIHALRDIEPEEELNYDYGLVIEGRITKKLKKEYECRCGAKKCRGTMLALKKK from the coding sequence ATGAGTTCACGCAGGGTCACCGTTCGCCGCTCCGGCGTGCACGGCAAAGGCGTGTTTGCCACGAAGCACATCGCCGCGGGCGAGAAGGTGATGGAATACAAGGGCGAGCGCATCTCGTGGAAGGAAGCGTTGCGCCGCCATCCGCACAATCCCGACGAGCCCAATCACACGTTCTACTTCGCACTCGACGACGGCCGCGTGATCGACGGCAAGCTCGAGGGCAACAGCGCGAAGTACATCAACCACTCGTGCGCGCCGAACTGCGAAGCCGAGGAAGTCGAAGGCCGCGTGTTCATCCACGCGCTGCGCGATATCGAGCCGGAAGAAGAGTTGAATTACGACTACGGGCTCGTGATCGAAGGTCGCATCACGAAAAAGCTCAAGAAGGAATACGAGTGCCGCTGCGGCGCGAAGAAGTGCCGCGGAACCATGCTCGCTTTGAAGAAGAAGTAA